Proteins found in one bacterium genomic segment:
- a CDS encoding aromatic amino acid lyase, whose protein sequence is PIFVPEKKLTLTGANFQGSPVSLPMDMAGAAMTMVCVLSERRLNRLLNPALSVGLPAFLTKGAGMFSGLMLSQYTADSLIVEQRILCAPASVQSIPAAADQEDFVSMGMNTALKNKQIVENACGILGIEFMAAAQALDFRDFKKGAGVDAGHAAVREHVAFLEVDRPLHDDHTAMMELVRSCGILEKVEAVVGNLAG, encoded by the coding sequence ACCCGATCTTCGTGCCCGAGAAGAAGCTGACCCTGACCGGGGCCAACTTCCAGGGCTCGCCGGTGTCGCTGCCCATGGACATGGCCGGCGCGGCCATGACGATGGTCTGCGTGCTGAGCGAGCGGCGCCTGAACCGCCTGCTCAACCCCGCCTTGAGCGTGGGACTGCCGGCCTTCCTGACCAAGGGCGCGGGCATGTTCTCCGGATTGATGCTCAGTCAGTACACCGCCGACTCGCTCATCGTCGAGCAGCGGATCCTCTGTGCGCCCGCGTCGGTCCAGTCCATCCCGGCCGCGGCGGACCAGGAGGACTTCGTCTCGATGGGCATGAACACGGCCCTGAAGAACAAGCAGATCGTCGAGAACGCCTGCGGCATCCTGGGCATCGAGTTCATGGCCGCGGCGCAGGCCCTGGACTTCCGCGACTTCAAGAAGGGGGCGGGCGTCGACGCCGGCCACGCCGCGGTGCGGGAGCACGTGGCGTTCCTGGAAGTCGACCGACCCCTGCACGACGACCACACCGCGATGATGGAGCTGGTGCGGTCGTGCGGGATCCTCGAGAAGGTCGAGGCGGTCGTGGGTAATCTGGCCGGCTGA